The Sporosarcina ureae genome includes a region encoding these proteins:
- a CDS encoding exonuclease SbcCD subunit D, producing the protein MKIFHTADWHLGKLVQGIYMTEDQRHILQAFIEEIKREQPDAVIIAGDLYDRAIPPTEAVGLLNEVLQEIVIDLKIPVIAIAGNHDSPSRLHFGSTFMRDQGLYITGELSPHLSPVKLQDEYGDVYFHLIPYADPSVVSHVLEDESISSHQQAMKKIIERIEQSMDKEARHVFVGHAFITKHGEQEENTSDAERPLSIGGAEYVSSDLFEPFHYTALGHLHQAHFVGNETIRYSGSPLKYSISEEHHQKGYLMVELGEKGEVEIEKKLLTPLHDVRTVEGTMEDLLKMPHNEDYVFVKLLDTVPVIQPMEKIRSVFPNAMHVERKLFVSSTDSFGGTVHVEKKEDDQAMFASFFKELQGEEVDEETRELFAEVLWDVMKEEDRA; encoded by the coding sequence TTGAAAATATTCCACACAGCCGATTGGCATCTCGGCAAGCTTGTGCAAGGCATCTATATGACGGAAGATCAACGTCATATTTTGCAAGCGTTTATAGAAGAAATTAAGAGAGAACAACCCGATGCGGTTATTATTGCGGGAGATCTGTATGACCGCGCAATACCGCCAACTGAAGCGGTAGGTTTGTTGAATGAGGTTCTACAGGAGATTGTAATTGATTTGAAAATACCGGTCATTGCTATTGCAGGAAACCACGATAGCCCTAGCCGGCTTCATTTTGGCAGTACGTTTATGAGAGATCAAGGGTTATACATAACAGGAGAATTATCCCCGCACTTGTCGCCAGTAAAACTCCAAGACGAATATGGCGATGTCTATTTTCATTTAATACCTTACGCGGACCCTTCGGTTGTGAGTCACGTGCTCGAAGACGAGTCGATATCCAGTCATCAGCAAGCTATGAAGAAGATCATCGAGCGTATAGAACAGTCAATGGACAAAGAAGCACGACATGTTTTCGTTGGTCATGCGTTTATCACGAAGCATGGTGAGCAAGAGGAGAATACGAGTGACGCAGAACGACCCTTATCAATTGGTGGAGCGGAATACGTGTCTTCCGATTTATTTGAGCCGTTTCATTATACAGCGCTCGGTCATTTACATCAGGCGCATTTTGTCGGCAATGAAACGATTCGCTATTCGGGTTCCCCATTAAAGTATTCTATCTCCGAAGAGCATCATCAAAAAGGCTACCTCATGGTGGAGCTAGGAGAAAAGGGCGAAGTGGAAATCGAGAAAAAATTACTGACGCCTCTTCATGATGTGCGAACGGTTGAGGGGACAATGGAAGATCTATTAAAGATGCCCCACAATGAAGATTATGTGTTCGTCAAACTGCTGGACACGGTACCGGTCATACAACCAATGGAGAAAATTCGTTCCGTTTTTCCGAACGCGATGCATGTAGAACGTAAACTTTTTGTATCTTCTACAGACAGTTTTGGCGGAACAGTACATGTTGAGAAGAAAGAAGACGATCAAGCGATGTTTGCTTCCTTCTTTAAAGAACTTCAAGGCGAAGAAGTAGACGAAGAAACGAGAGAGCTATTCGCTGAAGTCTTGTGGGATGTTATGAAGGAGGAAGACCGTGCATGA
- a CDS encoding NAD-dependent deacylase — protein MLANLLNESKRTIVYTGAGMSTESGLSDFRSAKTGMWETEDPAKVASVTALNQQVEQFFQFYKQRVIAAKETGPHKGHDILAKWEKDGLIHGIITQNVDGFHTMAGSKNVMELHGTLRNVHCETCGKVYGNERYELDEFYCDCGGTLRPSVVLFGEMLPEEAFIQAIFESEKADLFIVLGSSLTVTPANQFPLIAKEQGAKLVIINMEPTEMDHVADLVINDRKIGEILNEADQKIMST, from the coding sequence GTGCTGGCAAATTTATTGAACGAATCGAAACGTACGATCGTCTATACAGGAGCAGGTATGTCGACAGAAAGCGGACTATCTGATTTTCGTTCTGCTAAAACAGGCATGTGGGAAACGGAAGATCCTGCGAAAGTGGCGAGCGTAACAGCTCTTAATCAACAGGTGGAACAGTTTTTTCAGTTTTATAAACAACGTGTTATAGCGGCAAAAGAAACCGGACCGCATAAGGGACATGATATTTTAGCTAAGTGGGAAAAAGACGGACTGATTCATGGAATTATTACACAAAACGTCGATGGTTTCCATACGATGGCAGGCTCGAAAAATGTCATGGAACTTCATGGGACACTTCGTAATGTCCATTGTGAAACATGTGGCAAAGTATACGGTAACGAACGCTACGAACTGGATGAGTTTTACTGCGATTGTGGCGGTACATTACGTCCATCCGTAGTTTTATTCGGCGAAATGTTGCCAGAAGAAGCATTTATTCAAGCGATATTCGAAAGTGAGAAAGCTGATCTTTTCATTGTACTAGGTTCATCATTAACCGTGACACCTGCGAATCAATTCCCACTAATCGCAAAAGAGCAAGGCGCGAAGTTAGTCATTATCAATATGGAACCGACAGAAATGGATCACGTTGCCGATCTCGTGATCAATGACCGTAAAATTGGAGAAATACTGAATGAGGCAGATCAAAAAATAATGAGTACGTAA
- a CDS encoding aliphatic sulfonate ABC transporter substrate-binding protein, with product MNKKRLGVWLSVLAIVGVLAGCGKTDAGSADKKEVRIGYFPNLTHIATIVGLENNYFAEEFGEDIKVTTKTVSNGGLFMEAMASNSIDIGTVGPGPVINYYVKDPKYHIVSGAVNGGAVVVANGKSGINELADLDGKKIAIPVIGSTQDVMLRKALKDVDLQAKANGGTVEFFAAAPADTATLFIQDSVDGAATQEPWGYILQNQADGKLILDWEDFAWGKESTNTVVATSDAFLKNEKLSTAYLTAHAKAVQFIQDEPEKAQELVVKHIKDLTGKEIASDELEAAFTRIEVTTEVNEDVLQEMADISQEAEYIKTNEIDGLIDLEAIKKITAN from the coding sequence ATGAATAAGAAACGATTGGGTGTATGGCTTTCTGTATTGGCGATTGTAGGAGTTCTAGCAGGATGTGGGAAAACGGATGCGGGTAGTGCAGATAAAAAGGAAGTACGGATTGGGTATTTCCCGAACTTAACACATATCGCAACAATTGTTGGATTAGAGAATAATTATTTTGCGGAAGAGTTCGGCGAAGACATCAAAGTCACGACGAAGACGGTAAGTAACGGTGGGCTGTTTATGGAAGCTATGGCTTCTAATTCCATAGATATCGGAACAGTCGGACCTGGACCTGTCATTAACTATTATGTAAAAGATCCAAAGTATCATATTGTTTCTGGAGCGGTAAACGGTGGTGCGGTAGTAGTAGCGAACGGTAAAAGCGGGATTAATGAATTAGCGGATCTAGACGGCAAGAAGATTGCGATTCCCGTAATCGGTAGTACGCAAGATGTGATGTTACGTAAAGCGTTGAAAGATGTGGATCTACAAGCCAAAGCTAATGGTGGAACAGTTGAGTTTTTCGCAGCTGCACCAGCGGATACAGCGACATTATTCATTCAAGATTCAGTTGACGGCGCAGCAACTCAAGAACCTTGGGGATATATTTTACAAAATCAGGCGGATGGTAAACTAATTCTCGATTGGGAAGATTTTGCTTGGGGTAAGGAATCGACGAACACCGTTGTCGCGACAAGCGATGCATTTCTGAAAAACGAAAAATTATCGACTGCTTATTTGACAGCACACGCTAAGGCAGTCCAGTTTATTCAGGATGAGCCGGAAAAAGCACAAGAACTAGTAGTGAAGCATATCAAAGATCTGACAGGTAAAGAAATAGCTAGCGATGAATTAGAAGCGGCATTTACTCGTATCGAAGTGACAACAGAGGTAAATGAAGATGTATTGCAAGAGATGGCTGATATCAGTCAAGAAGCAGAGTATATTAAGACGAATGAAATTGATGGATTGATTGATCTGGAAGCAATTAAAAAAATAACAGCGAACTAA
- a CDS encoding ABC transporter permease: protein MTTALRRIVFLGILVAIWEVTSRLSDLPDFMFPSFTQVMSTLISGLISGQILIAIGASLSRLLIGFTIASILGLVLGYLIWRYKIVEDTLGFLVVALQSIPSIVWFPLAIIWFGLNDFAILFIVTLGATWTMIVNATSGFKNVPVLYQRVAKSLGSSGFHFLRTVILPASVPQLISGLRIAWAFSWRALMAGELLGASVGLGQLLESGRALGQMDLVISVMIIIGVIGTIMDNVLFLRLERSVERKWGIRA from the coding sequence ATGACTACAGCTTTAAGACGAATAGTGTTTCTCGGGATACTAGTGGCGATATGGGAAGTCACATCTAGACTATCAGATTTACCTGATTTCATGTTTCCGAGTTTCACACAAGTCATGTCGACCTTGATTTCTGGCCTCATCTCCGGTCAAATCCTCATTGCCATCGGTGCTAGTCTTAGCAGATTATTAATTGGATTCACGATTGCTTCTATACTTGGACTAGTGCTTGGTTATTTAATTTGGCGTTACAAAATAGTGGAAGACACACTTGGTTTTCTTGTAGTAGCTTTACAGTCCATTCCAAGTATCGTCTGGTTTCCACTGGCGATCATCTGGTTTGGTCTCAATGATTTTGCTATTTTATTTATCGTTACATTAGGGGCTACATGGACGATGATTGTCAATGCAACTAGTGGATTTAAAAACGTACCGGTATTATACCAGCGCGTCGCCAAATCATTAGGATCTAGCGGATTTCACTTTTTGCGGACGGTGATTTTGCCAGCATCTGTGCCACAATTAATCTCTGGTTTACGTATCGCTTGGGCTTTTTCCTGGCGTGCCCTCATGGCAGGTGAACTACTAGGTGCAAGCGTCGGTCTCGGTCAACTACTAGAATCAGGACGCGCACTTGGTCAAATGGATTTAGTAATTTCGGTCATGATCATCATCGGTGTAATCGGTACGATTATGGATAATGTATTATTCTTACGTTTGGAACGCAGTGTAGAAAGAAAATGGGGAATTCGGGCGTGA
- a CDS encoding ABC transporter ATP-binding protein, with the protein MYLEIEGIEKSFPHKEKGMVKVLDHINLEIEKGQFVSIVGPSGCGKSTMLYLIAGLEKAEQGKIRINGKEVRGSGSDRVVVFQEAGLFPWLTVLDNVTYGLLLKKMSKAEAEQKAMEMLKMVHLGNYIHSYPHELSGGMKQRVSIARALVMEPDILLMDEPFAALDEQTRMVLHKELLDIWRKTKVTVLFITHNIREAVLLSQKIVVFATRPGKIKATFKSNDTKDGVMPSDVTLQLEKQILAELQEEIEKVLKEEMGDDYSFKTNSVSRDTSGDMGSHI; encoded by the coding sequence ATGTATTTGGAAATTGAAGGCATTGAAAAAAGCTTTCCCCACAAGGAAAAGGGAATGGTCAAAGTACTAGATCATATCAACCTTGAAATAGAAAAAGGACAGTTTGTTTCCATTGTAGGTCCGTCTGGTTGCGGTAAGTCCACTATGTTGTATTTGATAGCCGGGCTGGAAAAAGCGGAACAAGGGAAAATCCGTATTAATGGAAAAGAAGTAAGGGGTTCCGGGTCTGACCGAGTAGTCGTTTTCCAAGAAGCGGGGTTGTTTCCTTGGCTGACAGTGCTCGATAACGTTACATACGGTTTACTTCTAAAGAAGATGTCGAAGGCAGAAGCGGAACAAAAAGCTATGGAGATGCTAAAAATGGTGCACTTAGGGAATTACATCCATTCCTATCCACATGAATTATCTGGAGGAATGAAGCAGCGCGTATCGATCGCACGTGCGCTTGTGATGGAGCCAGATATCCTGTTAATGGATGAACCATTCGCCGCGTTGGATGAGCAAACACGCATGGTGCTTCATAAAGAATTATTGGATATTTGGAGAAAAACGAAAGTGACGGTTCTTTTCATAACACATAATATTCGGGAAGCCGTATTACTTTCGCAAAAGATTGTCGTATTTGCGACACGACCGGGGAAAATTAAAGCGACATTCAAATCAAATGATACGAAGGATGGTGTCATGCCGAGTGATGTGACGTTGCAGCTTGAAAAGCAGATTTTAGCTGAGCTCCAAGAAGAAATAGAGAAAGTGTTGAAGGAGGAGATGGGTGATGACTACAGCTTTAAGACGAATAGTGTTTCTCGGGATACTAGTGGCGATATGGGAAGTCACATCTAG
- the cysK gene encoding cysteine synthase A has product MKVVNNMAELIGDTPLVKVRTLGEDTGAEVYVKLEYFNPSRSVKDRAAYQMLVEAEETGALKPGATIIEPTSGNTGIGLAMNAAAKGYPAIFVMPDNSTIERINLMKAYGAKVVLTPSSERMPGAIAKANEISESIDNSFIPMQFENEANPNSHRHTTAVEIIEAIQSLDRTLTAFVCTSGTGGTVTGTGESLKEHDPAITVHVVEPAGSPVLSGGKPGKHKLVGTSPGFIPPVLNTDVYDEIFRIEDDDAYNTVRQFARQEGVLLGPSGGASLYAALQVAKRLTPEDTVVCIAPDSGERYLSSDLFQ; this is encoded by the coding sequence ATGAAAGTAGTCAATAATATGGCGGAATTGATCGGTGATACTCCGCTAGTAAAAGTACGAACACTCGGTGAAGATACTGGTGCCGAGGTCTATGTGAAATTGGAATACTTTAACCCAAGCCGCAGTGTGAAAGATCGCGCGGCGTATCAAATGCTTGTAGAAGCCGAGGAAACTGGCGCACTGAAACCGGGCGCCACGATTATTGAGCCGACGTCAGGTAACACGGGAATTGGATTGGCGATGAATGCTGCGGCAAAAGGATACCCAGCCATTTTTGTCATGCCAGATAACTCTACGATTGAACGGATTAACTTGATGAAAGCGTATGGAGCAAAGGTTGTATTGACACCTAGCTCAGAACGTATGCCAGGTGCAATCGCCAAAGCGAATGAAATCTCAGAGTCCATCGACAATAGTTTTATTCCGATGCAGTTTGAAAATGAAGCGAACCCTAATAGTCACCGCCATACAACAGCTGTAGAAATTATAGAAGCCATTCAGTCACTCGATCGTACATTAACTGCTTTTGTTTGTACTTCAGGTACGGGTGGTACGGTAACAGGGACAGGCGAATCATTAAAGGAACATGATCCGGCCATTACAGTTCACGTGGTGGAGCCTGCTGGGTCACCGGTATTATCGGGTGGCAAACCAGGAAAACATAAATTGGTTGGTACAAGTCCTGGCTTTATCCCTCCTGTATTAAATACAGATGTCTACGACGAAATTTTCCGTATTGAAGATGACGATGCATACAACACGGTTAGACAGTTCGCAAGACAAGAAGGTGTGTTGCTTGGGCCATCAGGCGGTGCATCTTTATATGCGGCATTACAGGTCGCTAAACGTTTAACACCCGAAGATACAGTCGTTTGTATTGCACCTGATTCTGGTGAAAGATATTTATCAAGTGATTTATTTCAATAA
- a CDS encoding MFS transporter, whose translation MNTSSQTAVANPVFPIMMAIAVCHLFNDTLQAVIPAMLPILEKEYQFSYKQLGYIVFALNIVASLLQPVVGFLSDRKPKPFALPIGMTFSLIGMAGLALAPSYWLIIVSVMLLGFGSAIFHPEGSRVSFLAAGDKRGLSQSIYQVGGNSGQALAPLISAFVLVPLGQIGAAVFVLVAAAGIALLTRISIWYKKQLDEERLGKRKKVLLTTMENLSKRQVTIALILLMIIIFARSFYVTNITSFYIFYLIEYYGMTIQHGQLYIFLFLALGAVGTFFGGPMADRIGRKKVIVLSLIVPLPLSLLLPFAPVWGIILLLLAIGFFIMLSFSVTVIYAQELVPSKIGTMAGLTVGLAFGMGAIGAVAIGTLIDSIGIYQTMIITSFLPFIGLVGLALPRDQKITSAS comes from the coding sequence ATGAATACATCATCACAAACTGCCGTAGCGAACCCCGTATTTCCAATCATGATGGCAATTGCGGTCTGTCACTTATTTAACGATACGCTACAGGCAGTGATCCCAGCTATGTTGCCGATTTTGGAAAAAGAATATCAATTTAGTTATAAACAATTAGGTTATATTGTATTTGCGCTAAATATCGTGGCGTCTTTACTTCAACCGGTTGTAGGCTTTCTAAGTGATCGCAAACCCAAGCCGTTTGCGTTACCGATTGGTATGACATTTTCCTTAATTGGAATGGCGGGCTTAGCCTTAGCACCAAGCTATTGGCTGATCATTGTATCCGTTATGTTGCTCGGATTCGGGTCAGCGATCTTTCATCCTGAAGGTTCGCGTGTGTCATTTTTGGCAGCCGGGGACAAGCGTGGACTTTCACAGTCAATCTATCAAGTAGGCGGTAATTCCGGACAAGCACTTGCCCCGTTAATTAGCGCGTTCGTCCTCGTTCCTCTTGGTCAAATAGGAGCAGCTGTTTTTGTATTGGTAGCTGCTGCTGGCATTGCTTTACTGACCCGTATTTCGATCTGGTATAAGAAACAGCTGGATGAAGAGCGTTTAGGCAAGCGAAAGAAAGTATTGTTAACGACGATGGAAAATTTGTCAAAAAGACAAGTTACCATTGCACTGATTTTATTAATGATTATTATATTTGCACGTTCATTCTACGTGACGAATATTACGAGCTTTTATATTTTCTATTTGATCGAATACTATGGCATGACGATTCAGCATGGGCAGTTGTATATTTTCTTATTCTTGGCATTGGGCGCGGTCGGAACATTTTTTGGAGGACCGATGGCAGACAGAATAGGACGAAAAAAGGTGATCGTCTTATCACTTATCGTGCCATTACCGCTTAGTTTATTGCTACCGTTTGCTCCGGTATGGGGAATCATCTTACTATTACTCGCGATTGGATTCTTTATTATGCTAAGCTTTTCCGTGACAGTAATTTATGCGCAAGAACTCGTACCTTCCAAAATTGGTACGATGGCGGGATTAACAGTAGGATTGGCGTTCGGAATGGGAGCCATCGGTGCAGTCGCCATCGGAACGCTCATCGACTCGATCGGTATCTATCAAACGATGATTATCACGTCATTCTTGCCGTTCATTGGTCTAGTAGGATTAGCTTTACCTCGCGATCAAAAGATTACGTCAGCTTCATAA
- a CDS encoding PaaI family thioesterase yields the protein MKEYVTHAIQDNYADDFSWCYGCGRLNEEGNHFRTGWEGDQTVTYTLPPEKYTAIPGFVYGGFLASFMDCHGTGSCALALHRKNGHEPGDGSIPPRFVTASLQITYSKPTPQGKVLKAIGNVTEIHPKKWKVAVEIYAEDELCASGEVVGVVMPATFTK from the coding sequence TTGAAGGAATATGTTACACATGCAATTCAAGACAATTACGCGGATGATTTTTCATGGTGTTATGGTTGTGGGCGGCTTAACGAGGAAGGGAATCATTTCCGTACTGGTTGGGAAGGAGACCAAACCGTTACGTATACATTACCGCCTGAAAAATATACGGCAATTCCGGGATTTGTGTACGGTGGATTCCTTGCTTCATTTATGGATTGCCATGGCACAGGATCTTGTGCACTTGCTTTACATCGAAAGAATGGTCATGAACCAGGAGACGGATCCATACCTCCGCGTTTTGTGACAGCTTCCTTGCAGATTACATACAGTAAGCCAACTCCACAAGGAAAAGTATTGAAAGCGATTGGAAACGTTACAGAAATTCACCCAAAGAAATGGAAAGTAGCTGTAGAAATTTACGCGGAAGATGAATTATGCGCTTCTGGAGAAGTGGTTGGGGTCGTAATGCCTGCTACATTTACAAAGTAA
- the pepF gene encoding oligoendopeptidase F: MVKSLPKRALVNEQETWNLRTLFENEQDYDRAVKDAEIEATAFEKNYKGTIIDSTSAILALDAYRRLQEKLVKISSYAELAASVDLTNDQAQMRESQFGSIAAKIASQTSFLMSELTELSEETLQQASKQSEEYATVFDKIIREKPHQLHPEVEKTLAAFSSSFQAPYSLYNTTKMADINFPDFTADGKVYPLSYVSFEGKWESEPQTSVRRAAFETFSNTLRTYQHTTAKTYDMHVQMEKTTSDLRGYDSVIDYLLMEQDVDRSMYNRQIDVIMEELAPHMRKYAKLLQKIYDLDEMTFADLKMPIDPLYEPSITVEESKKYMNDALAVMGENYLDMVNRAYSERWIDFAQNEGKSTGAFCASPYGNGSFILISWTGSMEDVFVLAHELGHAGHFHYANETQNLFNSESSLYFIEAPSTMNEMLMANHLLKNSDDPKFKRWVLSSIVARTYYHNFVTHLLEAAFQRKVYERVDAGGNVNATILNELKRGVLEEFWGDSVRMNDGAELTWMRQPHYYMGLYPYTYSAGLTISTEMAKRVLKEGEPAVEDWLHTLRAGGSKKPAELAKMAGIDITTDKPLRDTISYIGELIDEIEKLTKEIEA, translated from the coding sequence TTGGTCAAAAGCTTACCGAAACGTGCACTAGTAAATGAACAAGAAACGTGGAATTTACGAACTTTATTTGAAAATGAACAAGACTACGATCGAGCAGTAAAAGATGCTGAAATCGAAGCCACTGCTTTTGAGAAAAATTATAAAGGAACGATTATAGATTCAACTTCTGCTATTCTAGCATTGGATGCCTATCGCCGTTTACAAGAGAAACTCGTCAAGATTTCCAGTTATGCCGAGTTAGCAGCAAGTGTTGATCTAACGAATGATCAAGCGCAAATGAGAGAAAGCCAATTTGGTTCAATTGCTGCAAAAATCGCTAGCCAAACTTCCTTCCTCATGAGTGAACTGACGGAACTTTCAGAGGAGACTTTACAACAAGCAAGTAAACAATCCGAAGAGTATGCAACGGTATTCGATAAAATCATTCGGGAAAAGCCTCACCAATTACATCCCGAGGTAGAAAAAACACTCGCTGCATTCTCTTCTTCTTTCCAAGCACCGTATTCATTGTACAACACGACAAAAATGGCGGATATTAACTTCCCTGACTTCACTGCAGACGGCAAAGTCTATCCACTGAGTTATGTTTCGTTCGAAGGAAAATGGGAATCTGAACCACAAACCTCTGTTAGACGTGCTGCTTTTGAAACGTTCAGCAATACTTTGCGTACGTATCAACATACGACAGCGAAAACTTATGACATGCATGTACAGATGGAGAAAACGACTTCTGACTTACGTGGGTATGACTCCGTTATTGACTATTTATTGATGGAACAAGACGTCGATCGTTCGATGTACAATCGCCAAATCGATGTGATTATGGAAGAACTTGCACCACATATGCGCAAGTACGCCAAACTTCTTCAAAAAATCTATGATCTGGATGAGATGACGTTTGCAGACTTGAAAATGCCGATCGACCCATTATACGAACCATCAATCACAGTGGAAGAATCGAAGAAATATATGAATGATGCCCTAGCTGTCATGGGGGAAAACTATCTCGACATGGTCAACCGTGCCTATTCAGAACGCTGGATTGACTTCGCGCAAAATGAAGGTAAATCTACGGGGGCATTTTGTGCGAGTCCTTATGGCAACGGCTCGTTTATTTTAATTTCTTGGACAGGCAGCATGGAAGACGTCTTTGTACTCGCTCATGAATTAGGTCATGCCGGACATTTCCATTATGCCAACGAAACTCAAAACCTATTTAATTCGGAATCATCATTGTACTTTATTGAAGCACCTTCTACGATGAATGAAATGTTGATGGCCAATCACTTATTGAAAAATTCCGATGATCCGAAATTTAAACGCTGGGTACTGTCTTCCATCGTCGCACGTACGTATTACCATAACTTCGTGACGCATTTACTTGAAGCAGCATTCCAACGCAAAGTGTACGAGCGAGTGGATGCAGGCGGCAACGTCAATGCAACGATTTTGAACGAGTTGAAACGTGGCGTACTCGAAGAATTCTGGGGGGATAGCGTACGGATGAATGATGGCGCGGAATTGACTTGGATGCGTCAACCACACTATTACATGGGCTTGTATCCGTACACATATAGTGCAGGATTAACTATCTCTACTGAAATGGCTAAACGCGTATTGAAAGAAGGAGAACCGGCTGTGGAAGACTGGCTCCATACTTTACGTGCAGGTGGTTCAAAAAAACCAGCTGAACTGGCAAAAATGGCGGGAATCGATATTACAACAGACAAGCCGTTGCGCGATACTATTTCATATATCGGCGAGTTAATCGATGAAATCGAGAAACTGACAAAAGAAATCGAAGCATAA
- a CDS encoding LLM class flavin-dependent oxidoreductase: MNELIREKAKQFNGIPLSILDLAMINEGSHAGQSFKNSVDLAQHAEEWGFNRYWLAEHHNMPGVASSATSIIIGHVAQETKDIRVGSGGVMLPNHAPLVIAEQFGTLDAMYPGRIDLGLGRAPGSDQATAYALRRTLQSSGEDFPQQVEELRTYFAGNPTDRVRAFPGAGQNVPIWLLGSSGFSAQLSAELGLPFSFASHFAPQFMMQALQIYHQNFRPSKDLQKPHAMMGVNLIAADTDEKAQYLATSMQQQFLNIRQGKMTQFSPPIEDIHAVWSPFEQEAVAQQSQAPSVIIGGPETVKRKLEEFVEMTKADELIISSGIFDHEDRLRSYEILSEIMK, from the coding sequence GTGAATGAATTGATTAGAGAAAAGGCAAAACAATTTAACGGAATTCCGTTATCCATATTAGACTTAGCCATGATCAATGAAGGCAGTCATGCAGGACAATCATTTAAGAACAGTGTAGATCTTGCACAACATGCAGAAGAGTGGGGATTCAATCGGTACTGGTTAGCAGAGCATCATAATATGCCCGGTGTTGCGAGTTCCGCTACGTCGATCATCATTGGACATGTAGCGCAAGAGACGAAGGATATTCGCGTAGGTTCAGGCGGTGTCATGTTACCAAACCACGCACCGCTTGTTATTGCGGAACAATTCGGCACACTAGATGCGATGTATCCTGGCCGCATTGACTTAGGGTTAGGTCGTGCGCCTGGTAGTGACCAAGCGACAGCGTACGCTCTTCGCCGGACATTACAAAGTAGTGGAGAAGATTTCCCACAGCAAGTGGAAGAGTTACGTACGTATTTTGCGGGTAACCCAACTGATCGTGTTCGAGCATTTCCTGGAGCAGGGCAGAACGTGCCGATTTGGTTGCTCGGTTCAAGTGGTTTCAGTGCGCAATTGTCAGCGGAGCTCGGCTTGCCGTTTTCATTCGCCAGTCATTTTGCACCGCAGTTTATGATGCAAGCACTGCAAATTTATCATCAAAACTTCCGACCGTCGAAAGATCTTCAGAAACCACATGCGATGATGGGAGTGAACCTAATTGCAGCGGATACGGATGAAAAAGCGCAATACTTGGCTACATCCATGCAGCAGCAGTTTTTAAATATCCGTCAAGGGAAGATGACGCAATTTAGTCCACCGATTGAAGATATTCACGCGGTATGGTCACCATTTGAACAAGAAGCAGTGGCACAGCAAAGCCAGGCACCATCTGTCATTATTGGTGGTCCTGAAACTGTGAAACGGAAGCTGGAAGAGTTTGTGGAGATGACAAAAGCGGATGAGCTGATTATCAGTTCAGGAATCTTTGATCATGAGGACCGACTTCGTTCATATGAAATCTTAAGTGAAATTATGAAATAA
- a CDS encoding winged helix-turn-helix transcriptional regulator — protein MKKNEEFVQSVNPKGQKSCDSFHNTIEFIGKRWMGIIIYHLLDGPKRFFELSAEIDGISDRLLTERLRDLEAHGLVVKNQSDPKVRKVEYELTPKGKELEDIIQAIFEWVKKNGCCYEE, from the coding sequence ATGAAGAAAAATGAAGAGTTTGTTCAGTCGGTAAATCCTAAAGGTCAAAAAAGTTGCGATAGTTTCCACAACACGATCGAGTTTATCGGTAAGCGTTGGATGGGGATTATTATTTATCATTTATTAGATGGACCGAAAAGGTTCTTTGAATTATCGGCGGAGATCGACGGGATATCAGATCGTCTTCTAACGGAGAGATTGCGTGATTTAGAAGCGCACGGCTTGGTCGTCAAAAACCAGTCCGATCCAAAGGTTAGAAAAGTCGAGTATGAGCTCACGCCAAAAGGTAAAGAGTTAGAAGATATTATTCAGGCCATTTTTGAGTGGGTAAAGAAAAATGGTTGCTGTTATGAGGAGTGA